CTGCACCGTCAAATCCGGCTGCGCCACCGGCAGCATGTGCCCGCCATCCACCACTTCCAGCACCGCATGCGGCACCTTGCAGGCCAGCGCCTCACCGTGCTCGCGCCATGGCAGGATCCGGTCGTCCCGTCCGAACAGCACCGCCACCGGCATCCGCAGCTCGGCATAGCGGCTGCTGTAGCCGGGCAGTTGCTCCGTTAGCGCTCCCATGTCATCGGCCGCGGCAAGGAACTGGCCCGGCCGCAGGCTGAGCAATCCACCGCCGCGCGTGGCGAAATCCGGCGGCACCGGGTCCGGGGCGAATACCTCCCCCAGCATGGCAGTGCCGCGCGCGATCGCGCCGGGTGTCGCCACCGTCCAGGCCAGCAGGCGCCGCAGCCGTGGCGAGCGCATGGCCAGCGCACCGAACGCGGCCGGCACTTCGTCGGGCAGGTGCGTCAGCGGCGCCAGCAGCGAAAGCCCGGCGATCCGGTCCGGATAGTCCAGCGCCAGCGCCAGCGCCACGGCGCCGCCCAGCGAATGGCCGACCACGAGCGGCTGCTCCAGTTCGAGCCGGTCGATCAGCGCGGCCAGCACCGCCGCCTGCTCGCGCAGGCCGGCCGCGGCGCCGCGCCGCCGCGTGGAATAGCCGGAGCCGGGCCGGTCCACCGTGATCACGCGATGGTGGTGGGCAAGCTGCCGCGCCACCTCGTAGGTGAAATGCGCCATCTGCCCGCCCAGCCCGTGCACCAGCAGCAGCGCCGGCCCCTGGCCCTGTTCGCGCACGTGCAGCCGGGCGCCCGGCACCTCGATGAAGATGCCCTGCGGCGGCAGCGCCGCCTCCACCTTGCGTTCGACGTAGCGCGTGAACAGCGCGAGGGCGCCGGCCGTGGCGGGCACGGCAAGGCCGGCCGCGACGGCCGCGATCGTTGCCAGTGCCGGCATCAGCCCGGCACCATGGCGCGGCCGATACCGCTGGCGGCGCCGGTCACCACGGCGCCTCGTCCCTGTAGGATCATGTGTGCTTGCTTGGTCTTTCTCGCGCGCGCCGCGGTGACGCCGGCCGGCGGTTATTATATTGTCGATGGGTTAACCTCGACACTGTATCCCGTCGCTTCGCGCAATGCAACGCCGCATGGCATGTTCCGGTGGCCGGGCGCGATCCGCCAGGGCGCGCGCGTGCAGCATTTGCCGTGCCGCGCGTGTACACTGATGTTTTTCAGCCAATGTCACCGATGTCCATATTTTCCAAAGCCGCGATCAAGCACGAGGCGGACGTGGCCGCCGCGCAGCAGGCCCAGCAGGAACAGGATGCGCGCCAGGCCCGGCTCGACTTTCGCGAACAGTACCGCACCACGCTGGAAGGCGTGATCCGCCCGCAGCTTGCCGCGATGCGCAAGCAGATGTACGAGCACGACTACGACGGCAAGATCGAGGAAGGCAACGACGGCTGGAACGATTTCGTGCGTCTGACATTCGTGCCAGACAAGAACCGGCTGGCCGCCCATGCCGGCCGCGACGCCTGCACGCTGACCTTTACCGCCATCGAGAACAGCTGCCTGCTCGAGTGGGAAAGCGCGTTCGATCGCCATGTCCGCGACGGCTCCGGCAAGGAAGGCGGCACGATCGGTTGCGCCCAGTTGACCGCCGAACGGCTGGAACAGATGCTGTCGAGCTTCTTTGAAAAGTCATTCGAGGCGCGGCGGGTGCGGCGGCTGTCCTGACCGGCGCACCCGCCGCCCTGCCTCAGCCGGCCTGCCCGCCCGACCGCCCCGGCGCCCGTTCTTCGCCTGGTCTTCTCTCGATCATCGCTCGATCAGCACCGGGATCTGCTTGAACGCCGGCGTGTTCGAGCCGCGCGCCACCAGCGCGGGCGACAGCAGCGGCGTGAGCTCGGGGAAATAGCCGAACACGTCGTCGCCGTCCAGCGCGGCGGCCGCCAGCCGGATGCCGTCCACGTGCCGTTCGATGCCGTCCGGCGAAGCGGCGCGCACACGCACCACGTCGCCATCCGCGAAGCCCAGCCGGGCCAGCGCTGCGCGGCCGACGAACAGCACGTGGCGCGTGCCGTGCACGCCGCGGTAACGGTCCACCTCCCCTTTCGGATCGCGGTAGACCGTGGTGTTGTACTGCCGGTGCGCACGGATCGTGGCCAGGCACAGCACCCGGTCGCCATGGCGCGCGCGGGCGCGCGCCATGATCGTGTCCGCCGGCAGCGGGTGGGCGATGAAGCGGGCCTTGCGCACGGCCGTGGCCCATTCGCGCCGCCCCGCGCCGTTCGGCAGGTGGAACCCTTTTTCCGCGCGAATCCGTTCGTTGTAGTCCGCGAAACCTTCGACGGCACCTTCGGCCACGCGCTCGATCAGCGCGCGGGTGGCATCGTAGTCGGTGCCGATCGTGTGCCAGTCGATGCCCATGTCCGGCAGTACATGCTGGGCAAGGCGGCTGACGATGAACGGCTCCGAGCGCAGCAGTTCGCTGGCGGGCCGGTTGCGCCCCATCGACGCATGCACCATCGATGCCGTATCCTCCACGCTGACGAATTGCGGGCCGGACGGCTGCACATCGAGTTCGGTGCGGCCGATGCACGGCAGCAGCAGCCCGGTCTGGCCAGGATACAGGTGGGTGCGATTGAGCTTGGTGGCCACGTGCACCGTGAGCTTCGTGCGCGACAGCGCTTCCAGCACGCGCGGCGTATCCGGGGCGGCCACGGCGAAATTGCCGCCGAGCGCCACGAACGCCTCCACCGTGCCGTCCACCAGGCCGTGGATGGTGCCGATCGCATCGAGCCCGGGTTTCGCGGCCGGCACGAAGCCGAACACCCGCTGGAGCCCGGCCAGCCAGGCCGGCTTCGGCCGGTTCGTGATGCCCATCGTGCGGTCGCCCTGCACGTTCGAGTGGCCCCGCACCGGCATCAGCCCGGCGCCCGGCTTGCCCACGTTGCCGCGCAACAGCATCAGGTTGACGAGCGACTGGATCGTTTCGATCGCGAATTCGTTCTGTGTCAGCCCCATGCACCAGGCCGCGATCGTGGCCGGCGAGTCGATGTAGAAGCCGGCCGCTTCCTCCAGTTGCGCGCGCGACAGGCCGCTGGCCTGTTCGATCTCCGGCCAGGCCTGACCGGCCGCCAGCTCGCGGAACGCGTCGAAGCCGTCGGTGTGCGCGGCGATGAACGGCGCGTCGACGGCGCCCCGCTCCAGCACGGCTTTCGCGATGCCGGTAATGGCCGCCAGGTCGCCGCCCACGCGCACCTGGTAATACGCATCGGCCAGCTGCGTGCCGGCGCCGCCCAGCAGTTCGCCGGGCGATTGCGGATCGGCGAACGCTTCCAGGCCCCGCTCGCGCAGCGGGTTGAAGATGATGATGCGGCAGCCGCGGCGTTTCGCTTCGCGCAAGTCGCCCAGCATGCGCGGGTGGTTCGAGCCCGGATTGTGGCCGAAGCTCATGATCAGCTGCGTGTCGGCGAAGTCGGCCCGCGTGACGGTGGACTTGCCGACGCCGATCGATTCGGTGAGCGCCATGCCGGACGACTCGTGGCACAGGTTCGACGAATCCGGCAGGTTGTTCGTGCCGAACGCGCGCGCGAGCAGCCCGTACGCGAACGCGGCCTCGTTGCTGGTACGGCCTGACGTGTAGAACACCGCGCGGTCCGGGTCGTCCAGCGCGCGCAATGCCGCGCCGGCCAGCGCGAACGCGGTGTCCCAGCCGATTTCGCGATAGGTGTCGCTGCCGGCGTCGTACAGCATCGGCGCGGTGAGGCGGCCGGCCGCTTCCAGTTCCCAGTGATCCTTCGCGCGCAGCGCGGTAACGGTATTGGCGGCGAAGAATGCCGGCGTGGCGCGCGCCTTGCCGCCTTCGTGCGCGATGGCCCATGCGCCCTGCTCGCAGAAATCGACCGACTTGCTGTCCGGCGAATCGGGATAGGCGCAGCCGGGGCAATCGACGCCCTGCGGCTGGTTCAGCCGGGGCAGCGTGGCCAGCGCCGGGTAGGAGCCATTGCCGAGCAGCGCCTTGGCGGTGCCGTGCAGCGAACCGAGGCCGCCGGCCGGCTTGTCATAGGGACGGAAGGGGATGGTCTTGGTCATTGCTGTCGGGGCTGTTTCCGGGGCCGTCATTGTAGCGTGAGCCCGGCCGTGAAGTGAGCGGCTGCCTCAGATCAGCTCGCGTGCCCGCAATTCGTCCTTGACGTAGGCATACAGCACGGGCGCGGCGATCACGCCCGGCACGCCGAACACGGCTTCGGCGAACAGCATCGCCGCGAGCAGTTCCCATGCCCGGGCATTGATGTGGGAGCCGATGATGCGGGCGTTCAGGAAATACTCCAGCTTGTGCACGACGATCATGAACACCAGCCCGGCCACGGCCACGTGCAGCGAGTGCGACAGGCTGACGACCACCAGCACGGTGTTCGAGATCAGGTTGCCGATCACCGGCAGCAGGCCGGCCAGGAACGTGATCGCCACCACCGTCTTCGACAGCGGCAGGTGCACGCCGGCCAGCGGCAGGATGACAAACACGAAGATCGCCGTGATCACGGTGTTGATCGCCGAGATCCATACCTGCGCGAACACGACATTGCGAAAGGCCCGGGCCAGGAAACGCGCGCGCTGCAGCATCGCTTCGGCGAACGGGCGGTGCGGCGCGCCATCCTTGCTGGCATCGTGAAGCGAGGCCATCAGCCCGATCACCATGCCGAGCAGGATCCGCGTCAGCGTCTTGCCCACCTCGGCGCCGGCCGCCTGCGCCGCGCCGGCATGCTCGCGCAGCCACGCGGTGACCGCTTCGCGCAGCGCATGGGCATCCACCGGCAGGTGCTCGCTGATCCACGGCGGAATCTGGTCGCGCGAAGCATCGATGATGTCGGCCATCCGCACGAACAGGTGGGTCACGCTGTAGGCGTCGAGGCGCAGCAGCACGACCAGGCCCCATGCCGCCAGCCCGATCAGCCCGACCAGCAGGGCCCCGATGGCGGCGGCGGCCACCATCCGCGCCCGCGCGTCGCTGATGCGCCGGCCCAGCGCCGGCGCGATCGCATGGATCAGCGAGAACATCAGCAGGCCGGCGAACAGCGCGCCCAGCAGGCCGTTTTTCAGGACCAGCAGCAGGAATGTGGCGATCAGCAGGTAGGAGGCGATGACGCTGTAGCGGGCTTGTGGGTTCGTCGGCATGATGGCGTGGGCGGTTGAGCCGGCATTATGCCTCAGCGGGGCGGCAATTCCGTCAACATTCCAGCCTTGTCCAGCGCATAGCGCGCCAGGTCGCGCGCCAGGAACAGGCTGCCGCCATATTCCGCGCGGGCTTCGGCCTCGATATCGGCCAGCGTCAGCGGGCCGCGCTCATCCTGGTAGCGGGGGCTGAAATGCGTCAGCAGCAGGCTGGGAATGGCCGCCTCGCGCGCGAACCGCGCCACGCGCAGCGCGGAACTGTGCTGCGGGCCGGGGCCGATCTTTTCCAGCACCGCCTCGGTGTACGTGGCCTCGTGCACCAGCACGTCGGCGCCCTGCACCGCCTGCGCCAGCAGTTCCGGCATGTCGTTGTCGCCGGCGATGACGATCCGGCGCGGCCGGCGCGGCGGCTGCAGCACATCGGCCGAGCGTACCGGACTGCCGTCCGGCAGCGTCACGTCGTTGCCGCCCTGCAGCACTCCCCACAGCGGGCCGCGCGGCACGCCGGCGGCGGCCAGCATTGCCGCATCGAGCCTGCGCTCGGTGACCTTTTCAGTGAAACCATACGCGTACGAGGCGATCCGGTGCGACAGCGGGGCCACCGTCACCGCGAGGTCGTCCAGCAAATCGGCCGCGGCGGCGTCGGCCACGTCGATGAACCGCACCGGGTACGGCAGCTGCAGCGCAGTGGTTTCCATCACGCCGCGCACGTAGCGCTCCAGTGGCTGCGGGCCCACGATCGCCAGCGGCGCCGTGCGGTTCAGCAGCCCGGCGCTGGCCAGCAGCCCGGGCAGGCCGTAGCAATGGTCGCCGTGCAGGTGCGTGACGAATACCGCGCGCAGGTCGTGCGGCGACAGGTTCGTGCGCAGGATGCGGTGCTGCGTACCCTCGCCGCAATCGACCAGCACCCAGCCGCCGGCCGAGCGCAAGGCCGTGCCGGACACGTTGCGCGTCTTCGTGGGGGTGCCGGATGAGGTGCCGAGAAATTGCAGTTCCATGGAGTGTCCGCTGTCGCCGAGCCCGGATTATCGGCCATTACCGCCGGGCGCGGCGCCTGGAACAACGCCTTACTGCCGAGACCGTGGCAAGGGGTCAGGCACCATGACACGGCCTCGGCCTTGACGATTCGGCGGATTTACTGCTTGACCAGCTCCACGCGCCGGTTCTTCTCGCGGCCCGGCTCGGCATCGTTCGAGGCGACCGGGGCGTACGAGCCGACGCCCTTCGCGCCCAGCCGCTTCGCGTCGATCCCGTAATCGGCGGCCAGCGTCCTGGCGACGGATTCGGCGCGCTTCTGCGACAGGTCCATGTTGTGCGCCGGCGAACCCTGGTTGTCGGTGTGGCCCACGATGTGCACCTTCAGGTTCCTGTCCTGTTGCAGCAGTTTCGCCATTTCGGCCAGTGCCTCCTTCGATTCCGGCTTCACGGCAGTCTTGCCGGTATCGAAGTGCACGCCGTACACCGCCACTTTGCCCTCCGCGGCGATGCTGCGGGCCATGTCGCCGGCGTTCAGCGTGGCGGCCACCTTGCCCGTCTCCATCGGCTTGCCCTCGACGACCTGCAGGAACACGCCGCCGAAGTCGCCCCGCGCGGGTGGCACCACGTACACCGCCACGTGAACC
Above is a window of Pseudoduganella dura DNA encoding:
- a CDS encoding alpha/beta fold hydrolase, whose translation is MPALATIAAVAAGLAVPATAGALALFTRYVERKVEAALPPQGIFIEVPGARLHVREQGQGPALLLVHGLGGQMAHFTYEVARQLAHHHRVITVDRPGSGYSTRRRGAAAGLREQAAVLAALIDRLELEQPLVVGHSLGGAVALALALDYPDRIAGLSLLAPLTHLPDEVPAAFGALAMRSPRLRRLLAWTVATPGAIARGTAMLGEVFAPDPVPPDFATRGGGLLSLRPGQFLAAADDMGALTEQLPGYSSRYAELRMPVAVLFGRDDRILPWREHGEALACKVPHAVLEVVDGGHMLPVAQPDLTVQFIRGAAAR
- a CDS encoding FdhF/YdeP family oxidoreductase — its product is MTKTIPFRPYDKPAGGLGSLHGTAKALLGNGSYPALATLPRLNQPQGVDCPGCAYPDSPDSKSVDFCEQGAWAIAHEGGKARATPAFFAANTVTALRAKDHWELEAAGRLTAPMLYDAGSDTYREIGWDTAFALAGAALRALDDPDRAVFYTSGRTSNEAAFAYGLLARAFGTNNLPDSSNLCHESSGMALTESIGVGKSTVTRADFADTQLIMSFGHNPGSNHPRMLGDLREAKRRGCRIIIFNPLRERGLEAFADPQSPGELLGGAGTQLADAYYQVRVGGDLAAITGIAKAVLERGAVDAPFIAAHTDGFDAFRELAAGQAWPEIEQASGLSRAQLEEAAGFYIDSPATIAAWCMGLTQNEFAIETIQSLVNLMLLRGNVGKPGAGLMPVRGHSNVQGDRTMGITNRPKPAWLAGLQRVFGFVPAAKPGLDAIGTIHGLVDGTVEAFVALGGNFAVAAPDTPRVLEALSRTKLTVHVATKLNRTHLYPGQTGLLLPCIGRTELDVQPSGPQFVSVEDTASMVHASMGRNRPASELLRSEPFIVSRLAQHVLPDMGIDWHTIGTDYDATRALIERVAEGAVEGFADYNERIRAEKGFHLPNGAGRREWATAVRKARFIAHPLPADTIMARARARHGDRVLCLATIRAHRQYNTTVYRDPKGEVDRYRGVHGTRHVLFVGRAALARLGFADGDVVRVRAASPDGIERHVDGIRLAAAALDGDDVFGYFPELTPLLSPALVARGSNTPAFKQIPVLIER
- a CDS encoding AI-2E family transporter, encoding MPTNPQARYSVIASYLLIATFLLLVLKNGLLGALFAGLLMFSLIHAIAPALGRRISDARARMVAAAAIGALLVGLIGLAAWGLVVLLRLDAYSVTHLFVRMADIIDASRDQIPPWISEHLPVDAHALREAVTAWLREHAGAAQAAGAEVGKTLTRILLGMVIGLMASLHDASKDGAPHRPFAEAMLQRARFLARAFRNVVFAQVWISAINTVITAIFVFVILPLAGVHLPLSKTVVAITFLAGLLPVIGNLISNTVLVVVSLSHSLHVAVAGLVFMIVVHKLEYFLNARIIGSHINARAWELLAAMLFAEAVFGVPGVIAAPVLYAYVKDELRARELI
- a CDS encoding ribonuclease Z, with protein sequence MELQFLGTSSGTPTKTRNVSGTALRSAGGWVLVDCGEGTQHRILRTNLSPHDLRAVFVTHLHGDHCYGLPGLLASAGLLNRTAPLAIVGPQPLERYVRGVMETTALQLPYPVRFIDVADAAAADLLDDLAVTVAPLSHRIASYAYGFTEKVTERRLDAAMLAAAGVPRGPLWGVLQGGNDVTLPDGSPVRSADVLQPPRRPRRIVIAGDNDMPELLAQAVQGADVLVHEATYTEAVLEKIGPGPQHSSALRVARFAREAAIPSLLLTHFSPRYQDERGPLTLADIEAEARAEYGGSLFLARDLARYALDKAGMLTELPPR